The Actinomycetota bacterium DNA segment CCGTTGGAGCAGGTCGGCGGCGCCGCCTTCGGTGATGCGCGCCGTCCCCTCAACCACGAGATAGTTGGCGAGCCCCATCTCGTTGTGGCCGCCAACCTCGATCGACAACGAGACCCGTGGATCCCGTTGCACGTTGCGCAGCTTGCGGTGGAGCGGCAGGTGGCCGCTCACGATCTCGTCGCCCTCAAGACCGATCCACACGACGGTCACGTGCGGGCTGCCGTCGGGATTGATCGTCACGAGGTGGGCGAGGTGGCCTGCGGTCAGCGCCTCGCGGATCGGGTCGGGGAGCATCGTCATTGACCACTCCTGCGAGTTGGCGCCCGGCTGCCGCCCGACACACTACACGCCGGTCCGGCCGACGCGGTCGACCCGACCCCACCTGGCCGTCCCGCCCAACAGCCTGCAACCGGGCCAGATCACAAGTTGCCGTAAGCTCCCGTGGCGCTTGGCTTGCCCCTAGTCCCGTTCAGGCCAGCGCAGGCTCGAGCTCGGGCAACGCCAGGTCGCTCAGGTCGATGACGTCGTCGCAGAACTCGCAGTCCAGCAGCTTGAACTCCTCGCTGGCCATGAGGATGGCCGGGTTGCCGCAGCGCGGGCAGGTCACCATGGTCCTCTCCTTCCACGGCGGGTGCCGGTGGACCGGTCTGGCCCCAGGATCGCCGCCGCCGCCCCCGCCG contains these protein-coding regions:
- a CDS encoding PPOX class F420-dependent oxidoreductase codes for the protein MLPDPIREALTAGHLAHLVTINPDGSPHVTVVWIGLEGDEIVSGHLPLHRKLRNVQRDPRVSLSIEVGGHNEMGLANYLVVEGTARITEGGAADLLQRLATVYIGPDVKFPPFDDPPPGYVLRIAPHRVRGTNPWTSDEAVEAADRVRSHQPGERSAGD